gGTCTGGTTTTCGTAAGGAGCTTTCAGTTCTAATTCAAAGTCTTCTAGCAGGTCAAGCATCTTTACAGTGTGACCTTGCACACATGAAATTTTCAGCTGAAACAGAGATATAGTATGAACTACACAAAGAATATGAAATGTAACCTCAAAGAAAACCAATGGAGGAAGGAAGTTATCACTTATAAATAGAGAAGATATATCCCAAAGtgtatgaaaaatcagccttacCTCAATACTTTGACTCCTACATAAACATGGCTGAAGACTTGGAGAAGCAATTGGGAAGCCCCATATCCTTCCATCAAAGGTAGATCAGCCATTGTGAGAAAAGCACTCAAGAAATTTGGTTGGTAATTGTGCTGAACAAGAGAAACCTCAatgatttaaagaaaagaaaatggttaCAAGAGGCAAAAATTGGTAGAATTAGAGTTTGAAATCCTAAGTTTTCCAAGTGGTCCCTTTGCACCTGCTGCTCCACAGACAGGTCATGACAGTGGTCAAGAGGTTCAGGGCATCCCCTGCATCCTTAGGTACCCAGGGGAGCAGGAAGGATGAGCTTTGAGGGCACAAGAATTCAGGGAAGTGGCAGCTTCAATTCAGGTTTACAGCAGCCGACTCCtgaacatccacacacacaccaggacttctgatttgtttttctctttagtcTTAATTGATCCTTttttagtttaacttaactaatgCTGCATCTATTTTTCAAGATGTTTTTCATTGGTAAAAATACTAGTGTTTTGAGAACATAGTTTTAATATAATTCTTAAATATGTGCATACTATATAGTTATCTAAACtatctatattatatatatatatatttatatatatatatattatttatctctcccacgtgtctgtcagtttgttgtactctgggggcttgtgtgttgctgtgatgctggaagctataccaccggtattcaggtaccagcagggtcacccatggaggacaggtttcagctgagcttccagactaagacagactaggaagaagggccagcagtctacttctgaaaaacattagccggtgaaaatcttatgagcagcagcggaacattgtctaatatagtgctggaagttgagccccccaggttggaaggcactcaaaagatgactggggaagagctgcctcctcaaagcagagtcaaccttaatgacatggatggagtaaatctttcggtaccttcatttgctgatgtggcacaactcaaaatgagaagaaacagctgcaagcattccattaataatcagaacctggaatgtacgaagtatgaatctaggaaaattggaaattgtgaaaaatgaaatggaacacataagcatcgatatcctaggcatcagtgagctgaatggactggtactggccattttgaatcgcacaatcatatagtctactatgctgggaatgacaactcgaagaggaatggtgttgcattcatcatcaaaaagaaagtttcaagacgtatcctgaagtacaatgctgtcagtgatagcataacattcatacgcctacaagggaaaccagttaatatgaccattattcaaatttatgcaccagccactagggtcaaagatgaagaaatagaagatttttaagagctgctgcagtctgaaattgatcgaacatgcaataaagatgcattgataattactggagattagaatgcgaaagttggaaacaaagaagaaggatcagtagttggaaaatatggccttggtgatagaaacaatgccggagattgaatgatagaattttgcaagaccaacgacttcttcattgcaaataccttctttcaccaacataaatggcaactatacacatagacctcgccagatggaacacacagaaatcaaattgactacatctgtggaaagagacgatggaaaagctcaatatcatcagtcagaacaaggccagggtccaactgtggaacagaccatcaattgctcatatgcacgttcaagctgaaagtgaagaaaatcagagaaagtccacaagagccaaaatatgactttgaatatatcccacctgaatttagaggccatatgaagaatagatttgatgcattgaatagtggtgaccaaagaccagatgagttggggAATGacgttaaggacatcatacatgaagaaagtaagaggtcactgaaaagacaggaagaaagaaaagaccaagatggatgtcagaggagactctgaaacttgctttcaaacatcaagcagctaaagtaaaagggagaattgatgaagtaaaagaactggagatttcaaagggcctctcgagaagacaaagtaaagtattataatgacatgtgcaaagagctggagattgaaaaccaaaagggaataacacactcggtgtttctcaagctgaaagaactgaagaaaatattcaagcctcgagttgcaatagtgaaggattccatggggaaaatattaaacgatgcaggaagcatcatagaaaatggaaggaatacacagagtcattataccagaaagaattagtcgatattcaaccatttcaagaggtggcatataatcaggaaccgatggtactgaaggaagaagtccaagctgctctgaaggcattggcgaaaaacaaggctccaggaactgatggaatatcaactgagatgtttcaacaaacagatgcagcactggaggtgctcactcatctatgccaagaaatatggaagacagcttcctggccaactgactggaagagatccatatttatgcctattcccaagaaaggtgaaccaagcaaatgtggaagttatagaacaatatcattaatatcacatgcaagcaaaattttgctgaagatcattcaaaaacggctgcagcagtatatggacagggaactgccagaaattcaggctggtttcagaagaggacacggaaccggggatatcattgctgatgtcagatggatcctggctgaaagcagagaataccagaaggatgtttacctgtgttttattgactgtgcaaaggcactcaactgtgtggatcctaacaaagtatggataacactgcaaagaatgggaattccagaacacttaattgtgcttgtgaggaacatttacatagatcaagaggcagttgtttggacagaacaaggggatgctgtttaaagtcaggaaaggtgtatgtaaaagagttgtatcctttcaccatatctcttcaaactgtatgctaagcaaataatcttagaagctggtctatatgaagaagaacggggcttcaggattagaggaagactcattaacaacctgtgttatgcagatgacacaaccttgcttgctgaaagtgaagaggaccggaagcacttactaatgaagatcaaagaccaaagccttcagtatggattacacctcaacataaagaaaacaaaactactcacaattggaccaatgagcaacatcatgatagacagagaaaagactaaatttgtcaaggatttcattttacttggatccataatcaacagccatggaagcagcagtcaagaaatcaaaagactcattacattgggcaaatctgctgcagaggacctcttcaaagtgttgaagagcaaagatgtcaccctgaagactaaggtgcgcctgacccaagccatggtattttcaatcacatcatatgcatgtgaaagctggacaatgaataaagaaaaccgaagaagagctgacgcttttgaattgtgaagaagagctgacacttttgaattgtggtgttggcgaagaatattgaatatataccatggtctgccaaaagaatgaacaaatctgtcttggaagaagtatggccagaatgctccttagaggcaaggatggcgagactgcgtcttacatactttggacatgttttcaggaggatcagtccctggagaaggacatcatgcttggcagagtacagggtcagtggaaaagaggaagaccctcaacgaggtggattgacacagtggctggaacaatgagctcaagcataacaacgattgtaaggacggcgcaggaccgcggagtgtttcattctgttgtgcatagggtcgctatgacttggaaccgactcaacggcgcctaacaacaacaagtacataaccactaaaataaaaattaaaagaaataaacctAACATTCATTTACTTTCAATTACACCCTTccattctaaaatatttattgtccTGTTGTCCTAATTTATTCATACtggaaaattaattaaatatagTAGACCTGTATGCTGAATCTTAACCTCAAGTTAGgcaatttctatttctattttctaaTTCTAATAAAATCTTACTTttggaaaatatatttctttcacATTGATTGaaaaataactacaaaaaaagtaaaaattgtaGCTTGGGAacattcttttttgtgtgtgtgtcaaatGCCAGTTTTTGAATCCTCTAAATTTGGTCCTTCAGGTCTTGAGTATTTTTATAGTGGCTATGCACTTTTATGCACTACTGAGCCGACGTGCACCTATAGGTTGAGTACTAATGCAGAAATTTTTGTCTATGCTTTCACAAAGACAATTCTCTGAATGATTCTCCTTAGGGCCGCCATCAcctccttgttcctcaggctgtagataatGGGGTTGAGCGTAGAGGTGATGATGGTGTAGAAAACAGCCAGAACCTTGTCTTCTGTAGGAGATCGGAAAGCTCTTGGGCATAGGTAAGTGTAAACAAAGGGTGCATAGTAGAAGGTCACCACAGTGAGGTGGGTACTGCAGGTCGAATAGGCCTTCTTCCTCCCTTCTGATGAGGGCATGTGGTAGACAGCAAGGAGAATCTGGCCATAAGAACAACTAATGCCAATGAAAGGGAACACGAGGAACAAGGTGGTGCTCACAAACACTGTGTACTCATAGACCCAGGTGTCCATGCAAGCCAAAGTCAACATGGCTGGAACATCACAGAAAAAATGATTGATGGCCCTAGATTGGCAATAGGGCATATGGAGTGCATATGCAGTGTGGGCACAGGAGTTGATAGACCCCATTATCCAAGATCCTGTTATCATCAGCACACACACTTTTTTGCTCATACGAATGGGataatggagaggaaagcaaatGGCCATGTAACGGTCATAGGCCATAGATGTCAAGAGAAGTGTTTCTGCACCTGCCAAAGTCAAGAAGAAGAAACTCTGAACTCCACATCCAATGAAGgagattgacttgattccaaACAGGAAGTTGGAAGCCATCTTGGGGACAATGGTGGAGATGTTATTCAGGTCCACGAGAGAGAGTTGACTAAGTAGGAAATACATGGGTGTATGGAGATGGGTGTCCAAGAAAATGAGGAGAGTCATGGATAGGTTGCCAATCAGAGCCATTATGAAAATTAGAATGATGAGAATGAAGAGGAATACGCCAATTTTTGATGGTGGGAACAACCCTAATAAGATGAAATCAGTTGATGTTTGGTTATAATTTTCCATCAGGCATTCATGTGGTTTTTCTAAAAGCAAACAGAGGAGTAAATCAGTtaggtaagtttttttttaactccttagTTTTCTCAGACCGCAAATTATTCATGAGATTTACTTCTCTTAAATAAAGGACTAAGCTACTTTGACAAAGAAACCTCATTTTCTGACCTCTAGATCAAATTAGCAGAGGCATACATTTCTGACCAAAATATGTCATAAGAAAcctaagaagttaaaaaaaagaaaatttcctaTAATGATTCAGTAGGAATGGATGTTTTATTGTACCACATAAAATTAGGGATCATTAAGAGGTTAGATCTCACACTAAATCATATACATTGAAAATCTATTACAGACTCATACTACAAATAAATTTTTATGACCTTCAGGGGAAGATGTCTTTCTTCTAAATTTATATCCTGAGATTTACTGCAGTGGTGTATCAGCTCATGTTGAGGAGCTGTATTTCTTTCTTGAGCACTCTTTGCATAGTAATGCCAAATCAAACTCCCTTGAAGTCAAGTATCATTTTTTGGCTCATCTGTTAAGAAATGTATGACAAATTATCATCGCCAAGTACCATTTACACAAAGTCGTATTAATTCATAtatatcttttcattttcagttttctCTGCTTTGTATTCCCTTCTGCTGCCTCACTCAATTTCCAAGTTTCTAGTTAAAGCAGACAATTTATTGGAGTGTCTATATGCCATGGTCATTGTAGCTTCCTGATTCTGCTCAAGGTCTCCCCAAAGAGAAAGCGCATTCTGTCACTGTTTCCCTGATGCTTAGCTAACATAACACATTGCACAGTGGCACATTCTcttattcattcctttttttctaatgttttctTGTATTTGAAACCAAAGTTATATGATGATTAATAGATATATTataaatttaagaagaaaaagttTAGAGAGATTAAGAATGAGAGCAGGAGATAAGACATCGAAAGATGAAAAATTTCATGGACTTTGAAATAAGGAATTTGGATAAAGGACTGGTCTCTCACTCAAATGTAAAAAAGAATAGCATCTTGAAAATTTTCTAGGTAAGGGTGGGTGGGAGAATTCTCCAGAATGAAGACCACAAATGTACAATCTCTGTATGTTATGTCCAAAAAGAGTTGTAGTGTTTTGTTCTAAAGTATTATGATAAAGATAAATTCACCAAATTTTTGATAAGGTCTCCAAAATGAAAGAGGAGATCCATACACACGAGGACTGGGTGCCCAATAAGTAAGGTATGCATAGGCTTccttgtgcttgcttactaatctgtaatgctcaatttcatctgtttttcatcacatcaaatATGTGgggaaactcatgtgaaattttgcactacagattagtaagtaaacataagTAAGTcaatgcataccttgcttactctTTAAGTCCATGtacaccttgcttactggttaatctgcccttcACACATGTGTTcatacacacaggtacacacacatttatataaagTGAGTTAAAAATGATCAAGAAAATAtacatgaagagaaaaaaaaattctaaaaaccaTTTCGAATCTTcagaaaagaatgagaatttatTAAATCAACAATACAGAATATTGTACTACATAAAAGAAAATTCCAGGTAACAGGAAAGGGCTCCTGGAAACTAAAAATGTCATAATATGTATAAGTGATTcaattaaaattttgaaagatATAGGGGAGAAAATCttgcagaaaaaaagaagataaacgaCAAAACATTAAATGGTTGACTTTTAGAAGGTAAGAGAATTAGAGATTTTAATATAGGAGGACCCTACATACATTTATGGGCATTCCTGGAAATGCATATAGCAAAATAATTATGGAGTTAATATTACCAAAGGAAAACATTCTCTCAGAACTTAACTATATGAGCCACCATATTCAAACAGCATGCAAAgcacatagaaaaagaaatgagaaatattTTATTGGAAAGTATTTTCTTGAAAATTCTAAATATcttctggaaaatatttttttgaaaagtCTCAATACCAGCTACAAAGAGAAGATTCTGTAAGTTTCTTGAAAGAAACaatagtgataataataaaaagaaatatgtaCAGGAACGACAAAGTAACCTTGGGTTTTGCAATAACGTTAAAGTTTTATATATTAGCAACAAATTCTAGAAGCTAGAACAATGCCGTTAACCTCTCTTCCCAAGACATTGAGTGTGATGTAACTACGTTGGGAgaatggaagaaaggagagaggtgTGGAGGGGCATGTGGGGAGGGCAGCACCTCATACACAATGACCTGAGGCATGAGACAGTATTTGGGATTTAGGAATCAAGCTTTAGAAGACATACATATTGTTTGCAAAATATGATGGTAAGCATAGAAGAAAGAGTAAAATAAGTTGAAGTTATTGTCTCGGGGTGAGGATGAGTGAGTTATAAGGCCATTACTTAACTATCTCAGCTATTGATACCGTGTTCATTCATTCcttgaataaaatatataaaaaccaaaaaaaaccaaacccattgccattgggtcgattcccactcacaggttTAAAAATTATGTCACTGATAATAATTGAAAAGTACTTCAATTATTACATATTTAAATCTCCAAGCAAATTGTAAGAAAGCTAACAGCAGGGTCCTAATCCTGGGTGAAAAATGTGATTCCTTGATTATTGTATGATTCCTTGATTATTGTATAACCCCTGATAACTTCTGAAAGAAAAATTGGGAAAGCATATTTTTATAAGTATCATTTGGATTCAACAAGATACCTAAATATTAGATTGGTATCACAGTATGTAATTATTTTAGTAGTTTAAATTATTGACAAGATAGAGAAGGCATAATTTGAAATTATCAATGAAATTACCATTGTGATAACTTCTGTCATTTATAAATAGGGCTGTCTAGGACAAAGCCTCTATATGAAAGTTAATGTTATCTCtgtttaaagatgaagaaaaagaagtacAGTACAGAAATAATGAATGGCACGTAAGATCTATTATTTGGCCACATATATCTTGTGACTACCAATGCAATATCTTTTTGATTACTCATGTTCCCCTGTTCTTACGTGCTAATATCTTGTCCTGTGATATCATTTAAGGGAACTG
The window above is part of the Elephas maximus indicus isolate mEleMax1 chromosome 2, mEleMax1 primary haplotype, whole genome shotgun sequence genome. Proteins encoded here:
- the LOC126067716 gene encoding olfactory receptor 2L5, whose protein sequence is MENYNQTSTDFILLGLFPPSKIGVFLFILIILIFIMALIGNLSMTLLIFLDTHLHTPMYFLLSQLSLVDLNNISTIVPKMASNFLFGIKSISFIGCGVQSFFFLTLAGAETLLLTSMAYDRYMAICFPLHYPIRMSKKVCVLMITGSWIMGSINSCAHTAYALHMPYCQSRAINHFFCDVPAMLTLACMDTWVYEYTVFVSTTLFLVFPFIGISCSYGQILLAVYHMPSSEGRKKAYSTCSTHLTVVTFYYAPFVYTYLCPRAFRSPTEDKVLAVFYTIITSTLNPIIYSLRNKEVMAALRRIIQRIVFVKA